In the genome of Schistocerca piceifrons isolate TAMUIC-IGC-003096 chromosome X, iqSchPice1.1, whole genome shotgun sequence, the window CACTTATCATGGGCACTGGTAGTTGGCACTACTACTTCATTAAATTTAGATCTGTGATATAATACATTAGCAGACAGTCTATCCGTTAAGAGGGTTGCTTTTTTATCTGATGATGTTTCTGACAACTTTATGCTACTTGTACACTGTGCTGACATATCTGTGGATTGCTTTAACCTTTGCTTTCTTTCTAAATAAGATGAAAGTTTGGTATATGCTTCCTTTGCTTCCCTTTGACCAAGTGATGCAGCATACTTGAAAAGTTCTTGAGCATGAGAGAGGTCCTTTGCAACACCACCTAAACCATACATATGAAAAACACCAAGATTGTATATTGCAGTTGGATGTCCTTTCTCTGCAGCCATTCTGTAATATGAAGCTGCCTGCAaaagaattttatacaaaaataagTTAATGAAAGAGGATCATAGTAAATgagtaacaaaataaattatttatataatgtgtggtgtctgttctttcagacttgtctgaaagaacaaacaccatacaTTCATATAACTGGTTCACCTCAATGGTCAATAAACCCACCACCTTCAGTCTGGATGCACAACTACATTCGATTTCTTATGGGAATATCAAAACAGCGAGTCTGGAGGGCaaggacagggactgcagataggtggtgctaggtgggaatgtgggccaGCTGAGTGACATGCCAAGATATTCCACGTAACTGTGATCAACACTGTGGAAagcacagtggttaatgcaactgcctagtaagcaggagatccaggtttcgaatcctggtctggcacacattttcacttgttgttacagattccacataaagtcccaatGCAGTTGAAATCAACAGTTccttccttccccccacccccaccttcatttacataaaaccaatTATATATTAATAATTAATAGGGTTGAACAAAGATTTTCAAAACCAGTGCCCTCTCTTTTCTTGAAACTTCCAGGCTGAGAAGCTGCATCAATGCAGGAAATTACTCATTAACATTTCCTCCTTGTCTTCATCTGTGAAGATGTCATCCACAAATGTGGATGAAACATTAGTAAATATTCTTGCATATCAACCTCAAGTTTCAACAGAAATCAGTTAATGAAAAAGGCCTTTTTGTAAAAATACAACATTTTAGTGTTTGAATCCAGTTTCCAGCACTGTTGTGCTGAATCTGGTGGGACATTCTGTTCCAAACAACAATCTGCCAACTTCAAATTACACTTCTGAGAAACtgagctgcccccctcccccccccccccctcccagcccgcatgcatgcacgcacgcacacctAGTAGCATGTAGCATTCCATTTGTCCTGATGGAGGTAATTAAACAGAAAAGTGGCAGAATATATCTACTTGCatgattttttcccttttttatgttGGACTGTAGCTTACTTTCAAGTTGACATAACCATGAGAAATTTTGGGCCTTTTTCGCTAAAGGTGGTACAGCAACGCAAGAAATTGCTTGGATGTAAACAGAAGATttttaacattatatatatataaacatatataacattatatatataaaaaataaaggaTGCTCCAACCCACCTGAGTCAAATCCTTCTCTACACCAAGGCCCATTTCATAGCAAATGCCCATATTAAATATAGATGTTCTGTTGCCCAGCTTTGCTGATTTTAGAAAGTATGTAGCTGCTAGCTTCTTTTTTCCTGATTCCATGTGCTTCACTCCAAGCTTATTATCAACAGCACCAGCTAGTGCTTTCTGAATTTGTGCTAAATTGTCTGTAGCTTTATCCAGAGCCTAAAATGTAGAAGAAACTTAATACAATGTAGAAGAAACTTAATATAACATAAAACTTAGTTATGTCACAGTTAAAGTATGCACAGTGTTTCAGGAGGAAACAtacaataattaaaacctgacTGGCTGATTGTATGCTATTTCCCCTTCAGACTGTTCCACATCAACATAAACACTATTCACAATAGTTTATGATGTAACACTTTTTGGCTTTTAATGCATACTGATATGACACAGACATTGGGAAGAGACCATATTCATGCAGTGTTTAATGTCTTTGAATAGATTGTTCTGCAACAGGCTGTTCCAACAGTGACCCACAGAGCAGAAGCACTCCAGAGAGTTCACTGCAGCAGATTGTAATGCACATGGGGGTGGAAAATGAATTTACTGCTCCCTGGTTGCATGAAGCCATAACTGATGCAACAATgtgcattgccggccgcggtggccatgcggttctaggcgctgtagtccagaaccacgcgactgctacggtcgcaggttcgaatcctgcctcgggcatggatgtgtgtgatgtccttaggttagttaggtttaagtagttctaagttctaggggactgatgacctcagatgttaagtcccatagtgctcagagccatttgaaccaacaatgtgCATTCAATAACAGCAATGGCTAGTTGTGGAAACCATGTCTCAATTGGAGGCTACATTTCTATTTACTGATAGGGATGGATGTCCACAGTGCCTGTATGTCACAAAATGCATAATTCTGCTACAAAGTACAACATACAGTGTCAATGTAAACACCCTCATGTAACACGTTACAAGCAGGTAGAAGGCAAAGCACACAGCGTGTTAGTAACCAGGCTTACGAACAACATACCAGGAGACTcaaatttaaaaaaggaattttTAGGACAGAATTTATATATGAGATTAGTTCACATACTGTATTGTGTTTATACTTTTCAAGTGAATGATAGTGAAGGAAATGTGAATGAGGCAGCAGTTTGAGCAAGCTAAAAAGTCGCCACATTAAAGCAACAAATGACAATTCATTTTCAGTGGGACCTCTTGTAAAATTGTATATGATAGCAGTTGAAGACTGTTCGTTTTTGAGGGAGCTGCAGGCAATTCAATGGGTTTGCCTTTTGAAGCGAACAGAACCTCATCAAATCCTGGATACGGCAGAAAATTCTGAGATGCAGCTCAGGAAAAAAGCCGAGAACTTGATTGTCTTTTCATTTGCACTTGACAAAAGCACTGATCTATACAACAGTGCTCAGCTTTCAGTAACTGTGCATGGTGTAGATGGAGCTGCAAGTAACGGAGAAACTCTGGGATGTGGTACTGCTCCATTACACTGCTCTAGGACTTCGCatatttgtgaatcagtggacaatatgaatttaccATAAGATAAACTACATTCTGTAGCCACAGACGGTGGATCACAAATGATCTGGCACCTTCAGGGTTTTGATTCTAATTTAAAATATACTCTAAAAAGtgaattccagaaagatgtttTGATTGTTCACGGCTTCTTTCACTGAAGCACTGTGTGCTAAAACAGTAGAGCTAGGAGGCATAATGAAAGCTGTGGTCGAGTGGGTGAATTTTGTGTGGTCTCACATGGCAAACCAAtgtcaattcaaaggattcctgcaAGATATGGAAACAGAGTAAGGTGACatatcttaccacagtacagttcattGACTTAGTCAGCGGaaatttcttgatgttttctttgtcaTTAATAAGGAAACATTAATAAGgaaatctctctctcacacacaaactgAGTGGGGAAGAAACGCACtgtcttaaaaatttaaaatgaatatCAGACCTAGTGTTCCTAGCTGACTACTATGCATCCCAACAACTTAAAtttgtcattgcagggcaaagagCAGCTAATGACATCCACCACCACATCAGAGCATTCAtcaaaaaatttttctttgaaaGGCAAATGAGTAATGAAAGTTTAATATTCTTCAGTCTTTTGACtcctttaaaactacctgaaggtactagtTTTCGCAGTTACCAAACCAAGATGAAGTAGCTCACTACGTCTTTTGAAAAAAAGATTCTGAAAGCCCACCATTTTGGAAATAGAAATGAAACTGTTCAGCACCCCTTTCTCTTTTTCACCTGATGATTTGGCATCGTCATTCCAGTTAGAAGTCACAGATTTCCACAATTCAGCTTTGCTCAATGCTAAATGTTTCATGGTGGTCCCATTCATTACAACAAAAAACATCTCCCACGTTGCACAAAAATGACACCCAGATCATGTGCATGTCTGGGCCTACTTACCCTTCTGAGCAGCTGTTCCTAGTAATCAAAATAAGAACCAAGGAATAATCTTTCCTTCAGGATGTGACAATGAAGAGTATCCTCTTTATTAATGCTGTGAACTCCTTGATGCCCAATATATTTCTGCTCTTGGTCTGGAGAAGTCAAATTTCAGAAGGCCAATACACTTACTCAGTTTCTTTACTTGTTTAGCTTCCTATTCCCCTGATGTTGCATAAAATTTCTCCATAGCACTTAAGAGTATGTCAGTCATTTTGTAAGGTGCGGGTGGCAGATCAAAAAGCTCGCAGTGCCACATGGTGGCGCACCTGATTGATCAAAGTAAGtgacaacactctgtagagcagagAGTGCAAGAGCTGGAACAGCCTGTGCTACAGGCTAGTCTTCTTTTAGGAAACTATCTCTGGCACTCTTGAACAGAAGCAATGAAATCTGCAAATTTCATAGAGGTACATGATGTCACCATAAGTGGCATGTGTAAATGCCCATGACATCACAGAATATTTTCAACTATGCTGGCAAATTCCAACAACATTTTTAACTGGGGCAAGGTAGTATggactcatcatttcatcccttttCTTAAGCTGTTTCTATCTTTGAACAACTAATGTTTGGATTCCAGTAATCAATCTGTCAAATGTTGTGACTCTCCAACATTTGTACATCAAACTGAATATAtgtctcccccacccccacccccagaaaGGTCTATATTATCATCTTCCAAAGTATGCCCATCACCTACTAAAACAACCTGTATACATACAACAAATGACCCATTAGCTTTACAGGTGAAAGTAGAATATTGCTAAGACATTCTCttacaggaaaaaattaaagcaattgttTGAAATGCATGAGAAAAGTATTACTAATGAGAAAAAATAATACGATATTTGTTAGAGTGAATTAAAAAACTATTAACTAGTAATTGAAGTTTGCCTTAACCAAAATGTTGGTTTAAACACCATAGTGCTTCACTAGGCACTGTCACATCGAAAGTTAATTGACGGACACAACCCGTTGAAGAACCTATATATGAATATCGACTCTAAATCATgatgcaacttggcatttttcctCACATAAGTCCTACCAAGTGAGGACTGCACCCTCAATCTATGGGTTTGTAGGCTGGCACTTAACAACTACTGGGTCTATGTTCAGTGGTACATAAGTTATACTCAAGTAACAAATAATGGGTTTTCAATAAATTAAATCCTGTATCTGCAGCACTGTTCCATCAAACAGAATGGTATTATTAATATAAAATGTGAAGTTCACAGCacttttatgactaattatgctgCTCTAatatatttacaactaacatgaatTTTTGTACAAAACTACTGTTGTGCAAAGTTAGCTTGCCATATTAATTTATATTCATAAAAGAATCCTACATATTTCACACATGATTTGACACAAAGTTAATGGAGCGCTGAGGATATTAAGTTACTGCAATATTTGGGGTGGTAGAACAATCAACAGAAAATGTGCCATGGATGCTTTGTTTTACTGCAGGTATGCCATAATTTTTTATCATATAACTTGAATGAGGGAGAGCACAATGAAGATAAATATAATTATTGAACcttgcttttctttttatttttagtttccttTGTCAATAGTGTCCAATCATTCTTAATATGAGAGAAATATGCTCCTAATAATAAGAGAAACTAAATGTAGAACAATTTACTGAACCTAATAAGAAAATATGTGCTGTTACTGAAAGTGGCATGCCATAACCATCAAAAACAAGCAGATCCTTTCCATGGAAAAGGTACCCATGTGTCCAAAGCAAACTGCTCTATGTGAAATCAGATTAAGGTAATTTCCTTCCAACATCGTGAATGGAAACATATTTTGAGAATGGCCACATGACTACCTCTTTTATCTCTTGGGCAGAAACGTCATCAAGGCAGTTTTAGGTGGAAGGCATTTTGAACATAGGTAGCACAGAATACCAACAGAGGTCTGTTCTGCGTTTACGGCACTGCCAATCTCAGCAAGAGATTCGGGTAACCATTACCAAACAGTCTGTGTAGTCCACTATACATTATGTTGTGTGTTCCTCGCTGCTTTCTTTTCTTATTTCAAAATGAGTGAAGAAGATACTCCAGGTCCATCATGGGGTTCTGGTGCTACTTCTACAACCCTAAAAATAATCAGCGATTGTTACCATCACGATGCGACAGCTTCACTTTTAGAGAAGCATAAACCACAAATGTAGGTTGCTGGCCGTGTAAGAGGCAGGTGGGACTTATTCCCCTGAATTGCTCCTCTTCCCACGGCGGATTAAGTCCTCATTTGTTCATGCTAGTGGCCAGCTTATGTTGAAGTGTCTACACTATATCACAGTTTACTGTTTTCTGAATTCACTAACTTTTCTTCTCAGTGATACTCTATTGATCTTTTTATCAGTAAAGAAGTGAGTCTCTGTTATTGTATACACTAAAACTTGTCTGTTGAGTTGTCATGTAGTAACATACCAACATACATCATCATGACTTGTTATTTGTAAACACTGGTGTGTAGCCTGGATAATTATGAATTATTCTGAGAGCTGGGTATTTTTGCTGGACAGACTGTAATGCACTAAGTGAGCTGGGAGAGGAGACACTGGCTTCTTGTGATGTCTCCATCAGAGAGCTCGCAATTTTTTTTTGCTATGTTGTTATACTTTTAAAGTCTAATATTGCTTGTTGTAAGACATCTCCAGTCCAACAGGTAAAATTTTACTGAAGAACACTGGCAGAGCAGGACTTTAGAGGGTTCACCTCATTTGACATCAAGCATACAATTCTATTCAGTGACAGGAGACTTGTTACAACCTGAGAGTGGAGTAATGTGGCTGCAAAAATGTGACAGTGAATGTTGATTATTACAGCTACTAGGGGTAGAAAGGCTATTGATGTCACGCTCAAACTGCCAAAAATTACTGACAACTGTTAACTAAAGCCAATAACAATGTAAGACAGATACTACAGAGAAacttaatttgtttattaattattaCACAATGGTATGCAAACATTATTACTTCAATATTAACTAAAACAACCATGAAACAAATTATTTCTGAATGTTTGTGAAGATGTGCACAAACTGTTATTCAAAGTATGGAGAGTTCATAAAGTTAGAAAATGCCACAGCAGTTGTCCTTGTTAACATATACACATAAGGTTGAGTTTTAACCAACACTAATGTGGAAAGCAATGAGCAATGCTCTGTATGTCCTCGTATTAAGTGACACATCAGTGTCACATCTCATAGTTCTTTCTTCCAAATTTACAATGATTAGCGATGTTACGTTTTTATATGTTGAATGTTGCAACTAGTGTTTGGACTTTTCATGGGCACATGCAGAGGATGTGCAAAATGAATGTGACATCCTAAATCTAGTCCATGTCATTTGTATGGTAGCCTACCTGCAATCTTTGTAAAAGCCACTTACTTGTTTGTTTTTATGCATAACTAGGCTGCAGAAAGCAATGGACCCTATGTTGAATAGTAAGTGGGCAGAAATAGACTAATAATGTGCTGCATCGTTTGCTCTTAATCTCAACTTCCCCCATAGCTCTATTTCATCCAATGTAGTTTGTACAGTGTAGTGAGTGTAGAAGTCAGTATTTCTGTAGTGGATTCTACATGAGAGGCAGGTTGCATCTTGACAACCTCTCATTGTGTTAAAATGTACTCTCATATTGTATGAGAGTGCTTTTAATACAATACACAAGTCTAATGGTAGTTAAAGTCTGATGATACTACAACTAAAACCAATGATTTCTCTCCACACAGACATATACAATCAGGTTTAAGTTAATTTGAGATTTTTACTTAAAATGAATGTAACTAAACCAAGATTTTAAAACTAGTTAACAAAaagatttatttcattccacatccAAATCTGTCTTTCTTGGCCATCAGAGAAGTGACGCCAACCACAGATCATCAATTCATGACATATAACATCTAATGCTATGACCCATTGTTTTGTAAAAATCTTAAAGGGGTTTTGTCAATTTTGGCAGATTTGTACACAATGCAACAGAGGTAAGTGTTTATCAGGAACTTTTCAGTTTTTAATACTACAAGGATCAAGCACTAAATAGTTAATCATGATTCATTTGCTGAAAAAATAACTAATTATCAGGGCCATCTTTCCATGGTACAGTGGCCCATGAAGTATCATAGTTGATGAGATAATAAAGTGAGACTTAAGAGGAGAGCCAACACCTCTTCCACCTATATTACCACCTAATTATGTCCATTACTGGCAATGTTACTGCTGTGATTATATTACTTCTGTAAAAAAGAAAACCACCATCTTCAATCACAAATATTGATTTTTATTGCAATACACAATGCATTTTGAGCCcttggaaaggagggggggggctcAACTTCAGCCCCCAAGGGCTTGAAATGCATCATGTATTGgaataaaaataacaatttgtgactgaaggcagtttgttctctttcatattaacattaataacCACAACTGGGGGAGATGTACATTTAATGTACTTTTCTGAAGAATGTGACTAtcttaattgttgttgtggtcttcaatccagagaccggtttgatgtagctctccatgtgcgctactctatcctgtgcaagcttcttcatctccatgtaactattgcatcctacatccttctgaatctgcttagcgtattaatctcctggtctccttctacaatttttaccatccatgCAGCCCTCCAATACAAacttggtgataccttgatgcctcaaaacatgtcctgccaactgatcccttcttctagtcaacttgtgccacaaattcctcttctccccaattctattcagtaccttctcgttagttacgtgatctacccatctaatcttcagcattcttccgtagcaccacattttgaaagcttctattctcttcttgtctaaactatttatcatccatgttttacatccatacatggctacactccacacaaattcttttaggaaagacttcctgacacttaaatctatactcaatgttaacaaatttctcttcttcaggaaacattttccttgccattgccagtatacattttatatcctctccacttttaccatcatcagttatttagctccctaaatagcaaaactcatctactactttaaatgtctgatttccttatctatttccctcagcatcgcctgatgtaattagactacattttattatcctcgttttgcttttgttgattttcatcttatatactcctttgaagaccatccattccattcaactggtcttccagatcctttgctgtctgacagaattacaatgtcatcagcaaactccaaagtttttatttcttctccatggattttaattcctactccaaatttttcttatatATCTTAATTACAATGACAATACTCTCAAACTCTGTTACTCATTATGGAACCATCATACACAAGGGCCAACCTGCTGTAGAGCTGAAAACATGTAATATAGCTCTTAAGTATAAAAAATCTTTTTGGCTCTCTGGCAAAGTGTCACACTACAGATCCAAAGGTCTTAGTTTTGACTCCCAGTCAGTTCTACGAGTTGTGTGTCATTTTTCACTTCTTTCAGCTCTAGCAATGTTTGTTAATGCGAAAGATGCCAAGTTGTACAGCAATTCAGAACCCACACTAAATTGCAAGTCCCCTTGTAACTGGCTGAGTAAATCGTGCCATATacatacaaaaatcctcaaataatTGCCTTTAGTTGGACCACACTATACAAAGTAGAAGGAATGTGAGCAAAATTGCTTGTAACTCTTGACTGATTCCAATCTGCTTATAAGATATAATGACTATGGATTTCATTAAATATATGTAAAGAAACAGATTATGAACATAGTGTGCACTTTCTTACCTCTTGCACTGTTAGTGTACTGCATGCACTATTTTCAACTCTGTGAGCTGTAGTCTGAGTGGAGAGACTGTCTTTTTTAACTACTCCAACAATTGGTTGTGCAATGGTACTTCTTGTCACTTCATAACTGAAGGTTCTGttcgttttatttatttcagtACTCGGCTGAGCAAATACCGTTCTTGTCAAATTGGGAGCAAGTCCTGCtttatcaaatttatttccatCAGATGGTAGAATGCACTTTCGGAAAAATGGCTGGCTCATGCACCATCCTATGGCCAATGCTGTACTCTATAAGAAACAAAACACAATGCATTATTACATGATAAAATTAAGAGTTTATTCTCCTGtataaatttaattttactccATTTCCACATTAGATAAGCTACTCCATCTTCCAGTTGCTTATCTCTTCCTTCCACAGTGAATCACGTTCACGATCTTATAAATGTATTTTGGATTAACTGAAGCATTCAATACCACTTCACCAATTAAAAAAACTCTGAACTTACAACCTAACCTAAACCTTGGACTGCACTACAGATCAGTATGGCAGCACAGCTAAGATTTTGTATTCACAACCAAACTTAGCTTCCAATGTAAACAGACCTGagactatgctacagatcagtctgtcaccacaacttaCATAGCCTCATAAGAAATACTGTCACTGTTCTGTTCTCTGTctgtctgcacacacacacaacaagaaATGCCACATCATTACGTTACGGGATGAAGCCGACATCCAGCGCATGAAGGTTCAGTTCACCCTGTATTTTTACCAATCATTTGAAATTCCCTAATGGAGTGTGCTGCAGGATTTCTCAAATCACAATCCACTTTCATATTATGAGTGCCTCTGagaagttctcatttctgctgtaaGGGAAGATGACAAGTCTTATCTTGTTCCAATTTACTTAGTTCTCTTCTCTCACAAGAACTATACTTTCAACCACAGCACAGAGTGGTTGGGTTGGAAAAGGGGGGACAGAGTGTTTGGTATGTTACAGAGTACATCTGCTTGCTCAGTGTGAGGGATGAGGACTTTGGGTAGGCATTACTAACACCATGTTTCCCAACAGTACCAGTTGCATGTCAGCTATCATTCCTTTTTGGCCACAACAAAGCCCTGGCTAATTGTCTAGAGGTCAGAACTTGTATAGTAGTATGGGCATTACTGTGTTGCCTGCATTCAATATGAAACGCAAAGCAGGTCTAGTCATGGTGTGTGCCTGTAACCACTAACCACCTTGTCAGTCGTATAATGGTGAACGAGTGTGGGGCGATATATTGCACAGAACCTAATGAGGGCATCTTCAGACTATGCTGTTATTGTCATCTTCTGCATTTAGGTTTTGAATGTCCCGTATTGCGATTTGATCTCTGTAGATACAGCCACTGTACCACAGCTGCCACCAATGCTGCAGGACAGAGTGCCAACACAGTAACTGCCACCCACTATTCCAATGGCACTAGTGGAGATACATGCATTCATCAATACAGATACCATCCAGATCACTAGCAACCCAATGGGCTGGTTATAAGGGGTAGGTATCTAATTGCTTTCACATATATAGATATGGACTTCAGCATAGGTGACACTGATGATAATATTTAGGTAGCACTCCCTTCAAAAAGAGCAAATTCCACTAGAAACCAGATGTTttcactctacaacctctgatgTTGAACCTGCATTAGA includes:
- the LOC124721194 gene encoding uncharacterized protein LOC124721194, producing the protein MLRHLTKNARDIFGKFSFKNLVNTCELRKVSSCIIKSRGATSYYANSLQNRKYVNNRLGDAGVNTNSEDGFGRNKKDSWTDSIHLEHSALEFLGWSTALAIGWCMSQPFFRKCILPSDGNKFDKAGLAPNLTRTVFAQPSTEINKTNRTFSYEVTRSTIAQPIVGVVKKDSLSTQTTAHRVENSACSTLTVQEALDKATDNLAQIQKALAGAVDNKLGVKHMESGKKKLAATYFLKSAKLGNRTSIFNMGICYEMGLGVEKDLTQAASYYRMAAEKGHPTAIYNLGVFHMYGLGGVAKDLSHAQELFKYAASLGQREAKEAYTKLSSYLERKQRLKQSTDMSAQCTSSIKLSETSSDKKATLLTDRLSANVLYHRSKFNEVVVPTTSAHDKWTQDFINRVSYLHRPG